From a single Shewanella donghaensis genomic region:
- the corA gene encoding magnesium/cobalt transporter CorA: MITAYVYKDRKLTVHELNVQDSIPEQTLWLDMFKPNDDEREWLSRFSVEEVPDEEDINEIEASARFFQSKDGLHINSLFPQRVGTEVKGINVSFNLRKDFLLTIREDDVGLIRLLRNYLRLGKLDVTSPQGLMLELFTLKVDYLSDLIEDVYSVLESVGEEVFEDQELDDVFKLITRQEDSNGKIRLSLLDTQRSLRYIQRYYRENLSEENMKDLREMLSDIESLMPHSQFIFDKLNFLLDAAMGFSGIQQTKIIKIFSVAAVVFLPPTVIASSYGMNFANMPELDWRFGYPMAIGMMLASAAGTYFFFKRKGWL, from the coding sequence ATGATTACTGCCTATGTTTATAAAGATCGCAAGTTAACTGTTCACGAACTGAATGTTCAAGACAGTATACCCGAACAAACATTATGGTTAGACATGTTCAAGCCCAATGATGATGAAAGGGAATGGTTAAGCCGATTTTCCGTAGAGGAAGTTCCCGACGAAGAAGACATTAATGAGATTGAAGCTTCAGCACGTTTTTTCCAGAGTAAAGATGGATTACACATCAATTCTTTATTTCCCCAACGTGTAGGAACTGAAGTAAAAGGGATTAACGTTTCATTCAATTTACGTAAAGATTTTTTACTGACAATTCGTGAGGATGATGTTGGCCTGATCCGTTTACTTCGAAACTACCTGCGTTTAGGTAAACTTGATGTGACATCGCCTCAAGGGTTAATGTTGGAATTATTCACATTAAAAGTCGATTATTTATCTGATTTAATTGAAGATGTGTATTCAGTACTTGAAAGCGTGGGCGAAGAGGTTTTTGAAGATCAGGAACTTGATGACGTATTTAAGCTCATCACTAGACAGGAAGACTCTAACGGTAAAATCCGCTTAAGTTTGCTTGATACTCAACGTTCATTGCGCTACATACAGCGCTATTACCGTGAGAATTTGTCTGAAGAGAACATGAAAGACTTACGTGAAATGTTATCTGATATCGAATCATTAATGCCGCACAGTCAGTTTATTTTCGACAAGTTGAATTTTTTACTGGATGCTGCAATGGGCTTTAGTGGTATTCAGCAGACTAAAATTATTAAAATATTCTCAGTTGCCGCCGTGGTATTTTTACCGCCGACAGTTATTGCCAGCAGCTATGGTATGAACTTCGCTAATATGCCTGAGTTAGATTGGCGTTTCGGTTATCCTATGGCAATTGGGATGATGTTAGCAAGTGCCGCAGGGACTTACTTTTTCTTTAAGCGTAAGGGTTGGTTATAA
- a CDS encoding DUF3413 domain-containing protein: protein MVERKKQMARDKVSQLVNWGHWFAFFNGFLAMIVGARYLSSVGYPESLIGWSYLAISTISHFSFLAFIVYVVFLFPATLLLPYSKILRGYGALIATLGLCVLLYDTLVYDDYGIHLSPFAFDLAWTDLNAILGSTSYIATPIAIILIELTAANFIWKRVTKIEKKQLGNKAIAIIGVCFIASHLVHIWADASDVTQITRFDDTYPLSYPATARSFMESHGIEGASISSKSYQTKARKLSYPIAPLQCQAQEQLNVLIISIDGLRADMVNAQTMPFMTQYQQNNKQFTEHFSGGNQFESGMFTLLYGLQGNYSDRKEFFHTPPVMTQVLAQQGYQQAIFLPQENADTFAHKDIFYGVEVHTSQSDEGSAKTDIQSINKFTEWQSKQDSHWFSLVNLTATKHYDTPVGFLGIETIKPHIDIKPAQKVLYNQYRQSLFFIDQQLAKLLSDVDDQTVVIITGTHGQVFSSNPTEVNQNLSPGNVKVPFVMHLPNTAADTVKYRTSNYGVVPTIMGQVLHCTNPVTDYSSGYSLLEPNEQSWIYIGNSRTFAIYQENEITVLDRHGKYRIYDINYDKRLKRKMSAPELIQVMREGRRLYNQ, encoded by the coding sequence ATGGTTGAGCGTAAAAAACAAATGGCGCGCGACAAAGTGTCGCAACTTGTTAATTGGGGCCACTGGTTCGCCTTCTTCAATGGCTTTTTGGCCATGATTGTTGGAGCTCGATATCTCAGTAGTGTCGGTTACCCAGAAAGCTTAATTGGTTGGAGCTATCTTGCGATTAGCACCATTAGTCATTTCAGTTTTCTAGCATTTATCGTTTATGTCGTTTTTCTGTTTCCTGCCACGTTATTATTACCCTACTCCAAAATACTCAGAGGTTATGGCGCACTTATCGCGACCTTAGGTCTGTGTGTATTGTTATATGACACCTTAGTTTATGATGATTATGGCATTCATTTAAGCCCATTTGCATTTGATCTGGCGTGGACCGATCTCAATGCGATATTGGGTAGCACCTCTTATATTGCGACTCCAATAGCCATCATACTCATTGAGTTAACTGCAGCTAATTTCATCTGGAAACGGGTTACAAAAATTGAGAAGAAACAATTGGGTAATAAAGCTATCGCCATTATTGGAGTTTGTTTTATTGCCAGTCATTTGGTGCACATTTGGGCAGATGCGTCGGATGTCACTCAAATCACCCGCTTTGATGATACCTATCCACTATCTTATCCAGCCACAGCTCGGTCATTCATGGAAAGTCATGGAATTGAAGGCGCGTCCATTTCAAGTAAAAGTTACCAAACTAAAGCCAGAAAGCTCAGTTACCCCATAGCACCGCTTCAATGTCAGGCGCAAGAGCAGCTAAATGTTCTTATTATTTCAATTGACGGTTTAAGGGCTGACATGGTTAATGCTCAGACAATGCCTTTTATGACTCAATATCAACAAAATAATAAACAGTTTACAGAACACTTTAGTGGTGGAAACCAATTTGAATCTGGAATGTTTACCTTATTATATGGCCTTCAAGGAAACTACAGCGATAGAAAAGAGTTCTTTCATACTCCCCCTGTAATGACTCAAGTTTTAGCACAACAAGGTTACCAACAAGCCATATTTCTGCCCCAAGAAAATGCCGACACTTTTGCCCATAAAGACATATTTTACGGTGTTGAGGTGCATACCAGCCAAAGTGATGAAGGCAGTGCGAAAACGGATATTCAATCAATTAATAAGTTTACTGAATGGCAATCTAAGCAAGATTCACATTGGTTTTCTTTAGTTAACCTTACAGCAACCAAGCACTACGACACCCCGGTCGGATTTTTAGGTATTGAAACGATTAAGCCTCATATTGACATAAAGCCAGCCCAAAAAGTGCTATATAACCAATATCGACAATCGCTATTCTTCATTGACCAACAATTAGCAAAGTTACTGAGTGATGTTGATGACCAAACCGTGGTTATTATCACAGGCACCCATGGTCAAGTATTTAGTAGTAATCCTACTGAAGTAAATCAAAACCTTTCTCCAGGTAATGTCAAAGTGCCGTTTGTGATGCATTTACCCAATACTGCCGCTGATACGGTTAAATATCGCACCAGTAACTACGGTGTAGTACCCACCATTATGGGGCAAGTTCTTCATTGCACGAACCCTGTAACTGATTACAGCTCTGGCTATAGTTTGTTAGAGCCAAATGAACAAAGTTGGATTTATATTGGTAACAGTCGCACATTCGCTATTTACCAAGAAAATGAAATCACCGTCCTCGACAGACACGGAAAATATCGTATTTACGACATCAATTACGATAAACGTCTCAAGCGAAAAATGAGTGCGCCTGAGCTTATTCAAGTGATGCGAGAAGGAAGAAGACTATATAATCAATAA
- the msrP gene encoding protein-methionine-sulfoxide reductase catalytic subunit MsrP — MVSKKGFFKGIANPPSWALKDHQVTPEGVFRDRRNIVKALGLGSLGASLPGQVQAGLFDLFGSDDKPAFAVQGLDYSKPSAFQINDKLTPEDKIIRHNNFYEFGTSKQDPFDNAQSFQVDPWELKIEGLVDKPLTLNLHDLTTKFGLEERTYRLRCVEAWSMVVPWVGFSLAELLKMAGVSNKATHVAFETLFDPDQMPGQKNRLMGGGIHYPYVEGVTIAEAMNELPFLAVGLYGKTLPPQNGAPVRLVLPWKYGFKSIKSVVKIRVTDKQPPTSWNQLASSEYGFYANVNPEVDHPRWSQASERSIGEGGLFSAKRIPTQMFNGYGDSVADLYKNLDLRKYY; from the coding sequence ATGGTGTCAAAGAAAGGTTTTTTTAAAGGGATTGCGAACCCACCATCATGGGCATTAAAAGATCATCAAGTTACCCCTGAAGGGGTTTTTCGAGACCGCCGCAATATTGTCAAAGCACTTGGGTTGGGGTCTTTAGGGGCAAGCTTGCCAGGGCAAGTTCAAGCAGGTTTATTTGATTTGTTTGGCAGTGACGATAAACCCGCTTTTGCTGTGCAAGGTCTTGATTATTCAAAACCGAGCGCTTTTCAAATCAATGATAAATTAACCCCTGAAGATAAAATTATTCGTCATAACAATTTTTATGAATTTGGCACCAGTAAACAAGATCCTTTTGATAATGCGCAGTCTTTTCAAGTGGACCCTTGGGAACTGAAAATTGAAGGCTTAGTTGATAAACCGTTAACGTTGAATTTGCATGATTTGACCACTAAGTTCGGACTTGAGGAAAGAACGTATCGTTTACGTTGCGTTGAGGCCTGGTCGATGGTGGTGCCTTGGGTTGGTTTTTCACTAGCGGAATTATTGAAGATGGCTGGGGTGTCTAACAAGGCGACCCACGTTGCGTTTGAAACTTTGTTTGACCCTGACCAAATGCCAGGACAGAAAAATCGCTTAATGGGCGGGGGTATTCATTACCCTTATGTTGAAGGCGTAACCATTGCTGAAGCGATGAATGAGTTACCGTTTCTTGCTGTCGGGCTGTATGGTAAAACACTGCCACCACAAAACGGTGCGCCAGTGAGATTGGTATTACCTTGGAAGTATGGTTTCAAAAGCATTAAGTCAGTGGTTAAAATCCGTGTTACTGACAAACAGCCACCAACCAGTTGGAATCAGTTAGCATCCAGTGAATATGGCTTTTATGCCAATGTGAACCCTGAAGTTGACCATCCACGTTGGTCACAAGCATCTGAACGCAGTATTGGCGAAGGCGGTTTATTCTCGGCTAAACGTATACCTACTCAAATGTTTAATGGCTATGGTGATTCAGTGGCTGACTTATACAAAAACCTAGACTTGAGGAAGTATTATTAA
- a CDS encoding YejL family protein, protein MAIQSKYTNTQVEALISELLAVLNKHQAPTDLSLMVLGNCVSHLLENKVPSESRQAVAEQFAKALARSVKVD, encoded by the coding sequence ATGGCTATCCAATCTAAATACACTAACACCCAAGTTGAAGCATTAATTTCAGAGTTATTAGCTGTGCTAAATAAGCATCAAGCGCCAACAGATTTAAGCTTGATGGTTCTGGGTAACTGCGTTTCTCACTTACTAGAAAACAAAGTACCAAGTGAGTCTCGTCAAGCTGTTGCAGAACAATTTGCTAAAGCATTAGCACGCTCTGTAAAAGTCGATTAA
- a CDS encoding 2OG-Fe(II) oxygenase, which yields MDFIEIIPNAISDDLCDRLREAFDKHPSVTEGKTGQGVDHEKKKSLDLTLDLHNNLTGLKNELLQNTLKLTANYFKQYPIALMGAVSVTVADEKGDPVTLTPDNFNKLGAHRAEVLTKYLYRSGSINLQKYLQNVGGYPHWHSEHFPQQGSHEALHRVLLYMFYLNDVEEGGETEFYYQNKLIKPQKGTMVIAPAGFTHTHKGNTPVSNDKYIATSWIMFNRAEQLYAPITPN from the coding sequence ATGGATTTTATTGAAATTATTCCCAATGCTATTAGCGATGATTTATGCGATAGATTGCGTGAGGCGTTTGACAAGCACCCTTCTGTCACAGAAGGGAAAACTGGGCAGGGTGTAGATCACGAAAAAAAGAAAAGTTTAGATTTAACCCTTGATTTACATAATAATCTCACCGGTTTGAAAAATGAGCTTTTACAGAATACGTTAAAATTAACAGCAAATTATTTTAAACAATATCCTATAGCTTTAATGGGGGCTGTATCGGTTACAGTTGCTGATGAAAAAGGTGATCCTGTCACATTAACCCCTGATAATTTTAATAAGCTAGGAGCTCATAGGGCAGAGGTTTTAACAAAGTATTTATATCGAAGCGGTAGTATTAATTTGCAAAAGTATCTGCAGAATGTAGGCGGATACCCCCATTGGCATTCAGAGCACTTTCCCCAGCAAGGTTCTCATGAAGCTTTACATCGAGTTTTGCTTTATATGTTTTATCTGAATGATGTCGAAGAGGGTGGCGAAACCGAGTTTTATTATCAGAACAAGCTGATAAAACCCCAAAAAGGAACCATGGTTATCGCACCAGCTGGATTTACCCATACGCACAAGGGTAATACACCAGTTAGTAATGATAAGTATATTGCCACTTCATGGATTATGTTTAATCGAGCAGAGCAGCTTTATGCTCCGATAACACCAAATTGA
- the yejK gene encoding nucleoid-associated protein YejK: MSINIEQAIIHEISQDSQGQLSCRLRPQPLLNSSAVESMLEELHQTYTGKAGKGFGFFGTHGEDGEANPAFSDALTDYRSGELGFVEFSSAASKLLQEELAKYDFSQGGFLLMSCYTNMTSDYLFVALLNAKPSMTVLDDMELSQNNHLDLTNVQLAARIDLTEWQADKASRKYISFVRGRAGRKVADFFLDFMGCVEGVNTKAQNKTLMHAVEDFVASSELTKDERQQCRDKVFDYCSERADEGADIEVKDLADELADTGMDSFYDFACGGSYELDEEFPADKASLRTLKKFSGTGGGVTLSFDGGHLGERVIYDPISDTLLIKGVPANLKDQLDRRLKGE, translated from the coding sequence ATGAGCATCAATATCGAACAAGCAATTATTCACGAAATCTCTCAAGATAGTCAGGGTCAATTAAGTTGTCGCTTAAGACCTCAGCCATTATTAAATAGCAGCGCTGTTGAGAGCATGCTCGAAGAGTTACACCAAACCTATACAGGTAAAGCAGGTAAAGGGTTTGGTTTTTTTGGTACTCATGGAGAAGATGGTGAAGCAAATCCAGCTTTTTCAGATGCATTAACTGATTACCGTAGTGGCGAGCTGGGATTTGTTGAATTTAGTAGTGCCGCGAGCAAGTTACTGCAAGAAGAATTAGCAAAATATGATTTTAGCCAAGGCGGATTTTTATTGATGTCTTGCTATACCAATATGACTAGTGATTATTTATTTGTTGCTTTACTTAATGCTAAGCCATCAATGACAGTGCTTGATGACATGGAATTATCTCAAAATAACCATTTAGATCTTACCAATGTTCAGCTTGCTGCTCGCATTGATTTAACTGAATGGCAAGCTGATAAAGCATCACGTAAGTATATCTCTTTTGTCAGAGGCAGAGCGGGGCGTAAAGTTGCTGACTTCTTCCTTGATTTTATGGGTTGTGTTGAAGGCGTGAATACTAAAGCGCAAAATAAAACCTTGATGCATGCCGTTGAAGATTTTGTTGCTAGCAGTGAATTGACCAAAGATGAGCGCCAACAGTGTCGTGATAAAGTTTTTGACTACTGCTCTGAAAGAGCTGACGAAGGCGCGGACATTGAAGTTAAAGATTTAGCTGATGAACTTGCTGATACTGGCATGGATTCATTCTATGATTTTGCTTGTGGTGGTTCATACGAGCTTGATGAAGAGTTTCCTGCTGATAAGGCGAGTCTACGTACCTTGAAGAAGTTTTCGGGTACAGGTGGCGGTGTAACTTTAAGTTTTGACGGTGGCCATTTAGGCGAGCGGGTTATCTATGATCCTATTTCTGATACACTTTTGATCAAAGGCGTTCCCGCTAATTTGAAAGACCAATTAGACCGTCGTCTTAAAGGTGAATAA
- a CDS encoding HD-GYP domain-containing protein: MNKNTKVSVDHIQVGNFIRLPVSWKDHPFLFSSFKVKSQSQIELIKSLGIKDVIFDSERSDTDLLNTPNQASITSTDIKSDVSQLKDQMEAYKQAQIESQKKLRRSLKKTEQQFDRSLAMMRSTVSKLGSRPLNSVNDAKDMISNMTSMLMSSDDLVLHLMSDVKPGDLIYHHSMNVSVMCMMLAKGLKWEREEIELVGLGALFHDVGKLKIPSNILNKQVPLSTPEKNLLKQHPLMSLNFLKLADTFPEPAKAMIANHHEFLDGSGYPKGLKADKLDKFSQLITVVNEYDDLCNGTKLSKSKTPYASLGLIYKNYQEKLNPEYVGKLIKTIGVYPPGSIIELSSGQFGIVMSVNLNKILFPQIMVYDPIVPKEQAPIIDLEKEEISIVRCLPVSALPENIMKYLSPRERISYGIGNA, translated from the coding sequence ATGAATAAAAATACAAAAGTATCGGTTGATCACATTCAAGTAGGTAACTTTATCCGCTTACCGGTTTCTTGGAAAGATCACCCTTTTCTCTTCAGTAGTTTCAAGGTTAAATCACAATCACAGATTGAATTAATCAAAAGTTTAGGTATTAAAGACGTCATCTTTGATTCTGAGCGCAGTGATACAGATCTGCTTAACACTCCAAATCAAGCATCGATAACATCAACAGATATTAAAAGCGATGTAAGTCAGCTTAAAGATCAAATGGAAGCCTATAAACAGGCTCAAATTGAATCCCAGAAAAAATTACGTCGAAGCTTAAAGAAAACAGAACAACAATTTGATCGTTCCTTAGCCATGATGCGCTCAACCGTTTCAAAACTCGGCAGTCGCCCTTTAAACTCCGTCAATGATGCTAAAGACATGATCTCTAACATGACAAGTATGCTAATGAGTTCTGATGATTTAGTTTTACATTTAATGAGCGATGTCAAACCTGGAGATTTAATTTATCACCATTCGATGAATGTCTCAGTCATGTGTATGATGCTGGCTAAGGGTTTAAAATGGGAACGCGAAGAGATCGAGTTGGTCGGCCTTGGGGCGCTATTTCATGATGTCGGCAAACTAAAAATTCCCAGTAATATTCTTAATAAACAAGTTCCCTTAAGCACACCTGAAAAAAACTTGCTTAAACAACACCCATTGATGAGTCTGAATTTTTTAAAATTAGCCGACACCTTTCCTGAACCAGCAAAAGCGATGATTGCAAACCATCACGAGTTTCTTGACGGCAGCGGCTACCCTAAAGGGTTAAAAGCTGACAAATTAGATAAATTTTCACAACTCATTACTGTCGTCAATGAATACGATGACCTTTGTAATGGCACCAAATTATCTAAGTCTAAAACGCCTTATGCATCCCTTGGGTTAATTTATAAAAACTATCAAGAAAAGCTCAATCCTGAGTACGTAGGAAAACTCATCAAAACCATTGGTGTGTATCCGCCAGGCAGCATTATTGAATTATCAAGCGGCCAGTTTGGAATTGTCATGTCAGTTAATCTCAATAAAATTTTATTCCCACAAATCATGGTCTACGACCCAATAGTGCCAAAAGAACAGGCTCCAATCATTGATTTAGAAAAAGAAGAAATTAGCATAGTACGATGTTTGCCGGTATCGGCGTTGCCAGAAAATATAATGAAGTATCTTAGTCCACGCGAAAGAATAAGTTATGGGATTGGAAACGCTTAA
- the msrQ gene encoding protein-methionine-sulfoxide reductase heme-binding subunit MsrQ has product MRLTSRGLFWLKGFLHLCFMSPIIYLIVQVLTDNAGGDPVQYIIHFTGMGAINSLIVTLLISPIAKKFKQGLLLQTRRLVGLYVFAYACLHIAAFISLDLLFAWGFLFEEIIKRPYILVGFTGFVIASLLTITSFQAVKRNMGKRWQSLHNWVYVLAVLAPIHFYWSVKSEIIEPSIYIGIIMFLLWIRRRQIKMWLIKKETPTEVSKVSAKADSQS; this is encoded by the coding sequence ATGCGATTAACGTCACGTGGATTATTTTGGCTTAAAGGTTTTTTACACCTTTGTTTTATGTCGCCAATAATTTACTTAATCGTGCAAGTATTAACAGATAATGCCGGTGGCGACCCGGTGCAGTACATAATTCACTTTACAGGTATGGGGGCGATTAACTCACTAATAGTCACCCTATTGATTTCGCCTATAGCGAAGAAATTTAAACAAGGTTTACTACTTCAAACAAGACGTTTAGTGGGTTTGTACGTGTTTGCTTATGCTTGTTTGCATATCGCTGCGTTCATCAGCTTAGATTTATTATTTGCTTGGGGATTTTTGTTTGAAGAGATTATCAAACGGCCTTATATTTTAGTGGGCTTTACGGGATTTGTTATCGCTTCATTACTTACTATTACTTCATTTCAAGCTGTTAAGCGTAATATGGGTAAACGTTGGCAGTCATTACATAATTGGGTATATGTTCTGGCCGTATTAGCGCCGATTCATTTCTACTGGTCTGTGAAATCTGAGATTATAGAACCGAGTATTTATATAGGCATTATTATGTTTTTGTTGTGGATCCGAAGAAGGCAAATCAAAATGTGGCTAATTAAAAAAGAAACGCCAACAGAAGTGTCAAAGGTAAGTGCGAAAGCTGATTCACAGAGCTAA